The following are encoded together in the Pygocentrus nattereri isolate fPygNat1 chromosome 3, fPygNat1.pri, whole genome shotgun sequence genome:
- the LOC108429908 gene encoding adenosine receptor A1-like, protein MLLGIPNLITAIGLLKRHSSGSLLTFALSGSLRGTMQVWLFSMAQCVLSVSVIGASVRLCMNEAGSDAGGRSKTVTGCLKLCLAWVGAVGGAVGVPVNMLLNLRSPQCLYTCITLVCSPLLIRQFTMWLLLLMTLNTHLQCRLGHRYSSLVTRQKMLYIVLLSWICSVVIAFAQFIACSSLDTWQKESTSGLGLENPLQPNHTFPKPPPKLPYTQGSVIGKYLPYGGFLSKFLVEDTHNFTYEEIHSSHWGICAPDTILHPAFLVYVYAITVFLVPLLILLTVYLDLMCFMPRQAAVCPCEVQKRGSSHSRSLALSLSFLVLLCLPLHIIHILRLFSPNGQRPDWVTSVATIFFQAYSLVPPLLFTQSHDKVVSVGSSLAVTPVSASSSQAKPLSLTPLEFCPPGQTAKDAVVLGM, encoded by the exons GCACCATGCAGGTGTGGCTGTTCTCCATGGCCCAGTGTGTGTTGTCAGTGTCTGTGATTGGGGCGAGTGTTAGGCTGTGCATGAACGAAGCTGGTTCGGATGCAGGAGGCCGCAGCAAAACTGTGACTGGCTGTCTGAAGCTGTGCCTGGCCTGGGTGGGGGCTGTAGGTGGTGCAGTGGGGGTCCCAGTCAACATGCTGCTGAACCTGAGGAGCCCACAGTGCCTGTACACATGCATCACACTAGTGTGTAGCCCCCTGCTGATCAGACAGTTTACGATGTGGCTGCTactgctgatgacactcaacacTCACCTGCAGTGCCGACTAGGACATAG ATACTCAAGCCTGGTGACCCGTCAGAAGATGCTATACATTGTGCTCCTCAGCTGGATTTGCTCTGTGGTCATTGCCTTCGCCCAGTTCATAGCCTGCAGCTCTCTTGACACTTGGCAAAAGGAGAGCACATCTGGGTTGGGGTTGGAAAATCCTTTGCAGCCTAATCACACCTTCCCCAAACCCCCTCCCAAGTTACCTTACACTCAAGGCTCTGTGATTGGGAAGTACCTCCCTTATGGTGGGTTCCTCTCCAAGTTCCTGGTGGAGGACACGCACAACTTCACCTATGAGGAGATCCATAGCAGCCACTGGGGCATCTGCGCTCCAGACACCATACTGCACCCAGCCTTCTTGGTCTATGTCTATGCCATCACCGTCTTCCTTGTCCCCTTACTTATACTACTGACTGTGTACCTGGACCTGATGTGCTTCATGCCTCGGCAAGCTGCAGTGTGTCCTTGCGAAGTCCAGAAGAGAGGCTCCAGCCACTCTCGTTCTCTGGCTCTGTCCTTGTCATTCCTGGTTCTCCTGTGCCTACCCTTGCACATCATCCATATCTTGCGACTCTTCTCTCCAAATGGTCAAAGACCAGACTGGGTGACTTCTGTAGCCACCATCTTTTTCCAGGCCTACAGCTTGGTCCCTCCTCTCCTGTTCACACAATCACATGATAAGGTGGTCAGTGTAGGTTCTTCTCTGGCTGTGACACCAGTTTCAGCCAGCTCCTCACAGGCTAAGCCCCTGAGCCTGACTCCTTTGGAGTTCTGTCCACCAGGGCAGACAGCAAAGGATGCCGTAGTTTTAGGGATGTAA